The segment CATCTCCTCAACCTTCCCTGGGACTATTTCACCTCCGAGGCCTTAGAGTTTTATGGAAAAATTAATTTTATGAAAGCCGGGCTCGTTTTTGCCGATGCCCTTTCAACTGTTAGTCCGCGATATGCAAAAGAGATCCAGACGGCCGAGTACGGCTGTCAGTTGGAAGGGATCTTAAGAAAGAGAAGAAAAGATTTATATGGTATCCTCAATGGGATCGATACCGCAGAGTGGGATCCCTCGCGAGATTCTTATATTGCAGCCACCTACAACAGCAAATCGCTCGAGGGAAAGGAAGTGTGCAAAGCGGCCCTTCAGAAAGAGACCGGTTTGCCGATCAGGAGGGAGATCCCCCTTCTCGCGATGATCACCCGTCTGAGCGAGCAGAAAGGGATCGATTTGATCGACGCGGCCTTTGAACAGATCATCGGGGCCGGCGTTCAATTGGTCGTCTTAGGAAGCGGCGACAAAGGATACGAAACACGGCTTCAATCGTTGGCCCAGGAATATCCTCAACAGGCGGTGGTTAAGATCGCCTATGACCACACCCTGGCCCATCGAATCGAGGCCGGTGCCGATCTCTTTTTAATGCCGTCTAAATACGAGCCGTGTGGCTTGAACCAGATGATGAGCCTCCGCTATGGCACCGTTCCGGTCGTTCGCGCCACCGGAGGCCTCGATGACACCGTCACCCCATTTAATCCGAAGACATTAAAAGGAAATGGGTTTAAATTTAATTCCTATACACCGACCGCGTTTTTTAGACAGATTCAGCAGGGGTTAACACTTTTCAGAGAAAAAAAGAGGTGGCAGTCGTTGATTCGAAACGGAATGGAGGGAAATTATTCCTGGGATAACTCCGCCGAAAAATATATCCGGCTCTATCAATCGCTTCTCAAAAAGAAAAGAGGGGGGAGATGAAAATCGGTGTTTTAACCGGAGGCGGCGACGCCCCGGGGCTGAATGCGGTGATTCGCGCGATCGTCAAAACGTCCAAGGTCAAATACAACTGCGACGTCATCGGTATCGAGGAAGGGTTTGAGGGGCTTCTTTCGCCGGTTAAAGTCAGGCCGATGACCCCCTGGACCATCCGCGGGATTCTTCCGACCGGCGGGACGATTCTAGGGACAACCAGCACCATCAACCCGATGCAGATGACCAGAACCGTTGACGGAAAACAGGAGCAGTTTGACCTCTCGGGTGAGCTGAAAACAAACATCGAGGCGCTCGAGCTCTCGGGATTGATCGTCATCGGCGGAGACGGAACCCTCAAGATCGCCGATCACCTTTACAAGATGGGAATTCCAACAATTGGGATTCCGAAAACGATCGATAACGACATCCCCGACACCGATTTGACTTTCGGGTTCCATACCGCCGTCAACACCGCCACGGAAGCGCTCGATAAGCTTCATACCACGGCGGAGAGCCATCATCGAGTCATTGTCGTCGAGGTGATGGGACGATATGTCGGATGGATCGCGCTGGAAGCCGGCCTGGCCGGAGGAGCCGATGTCATCCTGATCCCTGAAATTCCTTTTCAACTTGATTTAATCTGCAAGAAAATTCTGTCTCGTTATGAACAAGGAAGCCGCTTCTCGATTGTGGTGGTGGCGGAAGGGGCCAAGCCGGTCGGCGGCGAGATGTCGATCCTCAAACGTTCTGAGACCGGCTATGCGCTTCGCCTCGGTGGCGTCGGAGACAAGGTTGGGGAAGAGATCAGCCGCTGCACCAAGATGGACGTCCGGGTGACCGTTCTCGGTCATATCCAGCGGGGCGGATCACCCACCCCCGATGATCGCATTTTAGCGACCCGCTTTGGAGTGGCCGCAATCGACCTGTTCGCCCAGGGCCGATTTGGAGAAATGGTCTGTTTAAAGGGGACCGAGATCTGCTCCGTTTCCCTGTCGGAGGCCACCCAGGGCCTGAAGTTCGTTCCTGCCGACGGCGAGATGGTCCGGACTGCAGAATCGCTTGGGATCTCATTCGGCCGATGAATATCCCTTCCATCCCGTCTCGCTCTCTGCGACACCAACAGGAAGTCTTGATGGTCTCCACCCTCTCCCAGCAATGGTATTGCGAGAAGAAGGTCGATCTCGCCTTGCAATTTCCAGGGGTAGAACCTCCCTCGCCGGCAATGGAGATCGGGACCGAAGGACATGCAGCGCTGGAAAAAGGGGCAACACCGATAACCCGGGAAGAGATCGAGGCGTCCCTCCAACGGGACGAGCGGCTCACCCTTTTTGAATTCCCGATGGAGGGAAGGTGGGACGAGATTCCGATTTGGGGTCGGCCCGACCTGGTTCAATTCGAAGGACGGTCGGTCCGTCTGTTAATGGAATTTAAATTCTCCCGCCGCTCGGATCTCTTCCCTTCGCAACAGACGCAAGCCAACCTTTATGGTTGGCTTCTCCAACAGAATCACTTTGCGATCGACGCCCTCCTCTGCGCGGTCGCGATCTTTCCCCCGGAACGCGCGATCACGAAGACCTTGCCACCCGATCTCATTGAAAGACTTCTGGAGGGGACGGAGCGGCTCCGGGCAAAGACGTCACGGCTGGGGATGTCGCTCCTTCGCCAAGAAGGAGAATTCACCCTCCATCTCTTTCCCTTTCGTCCGAAACTTGCCGAACGGAACTTGAAATGGGCCGTCGACTACTGGCAGGGGAAAAGGGCGCCCGAATCAAACGCCTCCGTCAACAAATGCCGCATCTGCCGATTCAACGCTGAAGCACTTTGCGATCGGGCGTTATCTCCCTTCACTGCTTAACGGCTTCGATAAAAACAACCGCCCCTCAGACATAATCCTTATGGTTTTATCACAACCTTGATGCAGCCATCTTCTTTATCGTTAAAAATCCGATAGCCCTCCGGTGCGTCATCCAACGACATCCGGTGTGTAATGATAAAGGTCGTATCGATCTCCCCCTTTTTAATCCGGTCGAACAGTATTCGCCCTTCAGGGAATTTCTTGTTAAGAAAAACCGAAGTCGGAGTGATGTTGCACGAGCAGGTGAATCGGAGAGACCGAACGCTGAATTTTAAAATCAGATCATTTTAAAAGAACCTACAAGTGACATGATTAGACAAAGTTCTGAGGGTCGATGTTCACCTCCAACCGGACCCCCTTTCGCTCCATTCCCTTCCAGCGATTCAAGCTCTCCTTGAGGATGGCCGCGATCTTCCTCTGCTCTTTTCCTTTAAGCAAAATTTGATATCGGTATTCTCCGCGCAGGCGCGCCAGCGGCGCCGGCGCCGGGCCGAGGAGGGACACTTCTCGTTCCGCATCTCCTTTCTTCGGAGGGGGAAGAACCTGTGAAATGAGATCGCCGAGAGCGGCCGCTCGATCGGCCACGCGCGCCTCCTCAACATGGCTGAGAAGGAGCAGGGTCAAGCGGTAAAAAGGGGGATAACCCATCTCTTTTCGGAAAGCGATCTCCCGCTCATAAAATCCGGAATAGTCATGTGCCGCCGCGGCCGCGATGGCATCGTGCTGCGGCTGGAACGTTTGGATCATCACCTCCCCGGGCCGCTCGCCCCGGCCGGCCCGGCCCGACACCTGGGCCAAGAGTTGAAAGGTCCGTTCCGCCGCGCGAAAGTCGGGAAAGTGGAGCGAGAGGTCGGCGCAGAGGACGCCGACCAGCGTCACCTGTGGAAAATCATGTCCCTTCGCAATCATCTGCGTGCCGACCAGAAGGTCGATCTCCCGCTGCGCCATCGCCGCCAGGATTTTGTGATGTGCTTCTTTTTTCTGGGTGGTGTCGCGGTCCAACCGAGCGATCCGGGCCGCAGGGAAGAGCTTTCGAAGTTCTTCTTCAACCTGCTCGGTTCCGATTCCAAGGTGGATCAAACGAACCCCTTGGCATTCGGGACACTCCGCCGGCGGAACCATTTGAAATCCGCAGTAGTGGCAGACCAGACGGGTCGTCTTCTTATGATAAGTCAACGAGACGCTGCAGCGGATACAATAGGGGAGATATCCGCAATCGCCGCAGAGAAGGGCGGGAGAAAAACCGCGCCGATTGATAAAGATCATCGCCTGTTCCCGGTTGTCGAGCCGCTTCCCGATCTCCGAGATCAGCGGCCGGGTAAGAAATGGCCGGACCCACTCCTCTTTCTTTCTCAGATCGATGATCTTGACCGTCGGCAACGGGCGGGCGTCGATCCGTCCCGGCAGATGGAGATACCGATACTTTCCGGTCTGACTGTTATGAAACGATTCGAAGGAGGGGGTCGCCGATCCCAACACAACCACCGCATTCGACTGCTTCGCCCGAACCAGCGCCATGTCCCGTGCATGGTAGTGAACCCCGTCTTCTTGTTTATAAGAGGCATCGTGCTCTTCATCGACGATAATGATTCCGACCTCTTCAAAGGGAGCGAAGATCGCCGACCGAACGCCGATTGCGATCTGTGCTTTTCCCTCCCGGACCCGGCTCCATTCGTCATAGCGCTCCCCCGGCGAAAGACCGCTGTGGAAGAGGGCAACCGCCTCCCCAAACCGGCTGTGAAATCGGGCGACCAGCTGCGCGGTCAACCCGATTTCCGGAACGAGGAGGATGGCGCCGCGCCCCAACGAGACCGCCTTTTCAATCGCGCGAAGGTAGACCTCTGTTTTTCCACTCCCGGTGATGCCGTGCAGGAGGAAGGGAGCAAACTTTTTTTCCTCCAGCGTCGAGACGATTTGATCGACCGCCCCCTGCTGTGCCGCATTGAGGAGGAGTTCCCCCTTCACCGGAAAGCCGGCGCCTTTGCGTGGAATTCGGGAGACAGCCTCTTGAGATTCTCCAATCAGCCCTTTCTCCAAAAGTCGCTTCAAAGGCGCGCGAAGCGACGCTTCAAAGGCAGCGACCGGGAGCGATCCTCCCGCCGCCCGAAGGATCTCGATGACCTGGGCCTGCTGCGGTGCTCTGCGCTGAAGAGAGTCCATCACAGAGGCAGTCTCGTCGGCCGCTTCAAGCAGGGAGACAGACCGCCGAAATTTCTTTCGGACGGCGGGAGGCATCACCTCCCATCGCTCGGTGATCCATCCTTTTTTCTTTAAGAGGGAGAGCGATCGCGGCAGGGAGGGTGCGGCGAACCGTTTGCGAAGGTCCGGCTCACTTTGGGACCCTGTTTCGTCAAGGAAGGAGAGAATCTCCTCCTGGAGCGAAGCCCGCTTTTCTCGATCAGCCTGTTTTCCTTCTTCCGTCAAATCAAAATGCCGGCAGACCACGGCATGGATTCCTTGTGGAAAAGCCCCTTTGATGACCGCTCCCATCGGGGCCAGATAATAATCGGTAATCCAGAGGAGCAGATCGAAGAGCCGGCGCGGGATCGACGCTTCGCCGTCTAAGACGGCGAGGACCTCTTTGGTCTCTGCTACATCGGGTTGATCGACCCGTCGGACAAAGAACGCCAGACGTTGGCTGCGGCCGAACGGAACCAAAAGGCGCGCTCCCGGTTCCAGCCGCTGCGGCTCCATCGTCGCCGGGAGGCGGTAATGAAACATACCGTCTGTCTCGGGAAGTGCGACTTCAATGAAATGAGGAGAGGGCATCGACCACAATGAGCAGGGTGTCATATCCGCCCTTCCTTCGACGATCTTCTATCGAAGAAAGGGCCTTTCTCGGGGAACGTTATTTTAACAACGTCAACCTTGCAAAACAAGAACAAAGCGCGTGAAAAACGACGCAATTCTCGTTGATCTTTTTACGACAACGCGTTACAATGGACGGCATATTTTATTATTTGGAGGTTCAGATGATTTTGAAAGGGCTTGCCACACTCTTCCTTGTGACGCTCTTCGCGTCCCCTTTACCGCTCCTCTCCCTTGCCCGCGCTGCGGACGACGAGATTGCCAACGTCAATGGCGCGTCGATCACCACGGAGGAATTTCAGAAACGGATGCAGCGATTGACCAGTGAGGGACAAGGGAATTTCGACTCTCCTGAGGGTAAAGAGGAGTTACTCGACATTTTGATCTCGCGCGAGGTCTTAAGCCAGGAAGGAAAACGGCTCGGTGTAGATAAAAAGAAAGAGGTAAAGGACCGGATCGACGAGCTGACCAAAGAAGTGATGATCAGTGAAGTGGTCAATCAGCTTGCCGCCGAAAAACTGACCGATGCCGAGATGAAGAAGTACTATAACAAGAATAAGGGTGAATTCAAGGAAGTACACGCAAGCCACATCTTGGTAAAAACGGAAGATGAAGCAAAAGAGGTAAAAAAGAAACTGGATCAGGGGGCCGACTTCGGCGCCTTGGCGAAGGAAAAGTCAACCGATCCGGGAAGCGCCCCCCGCGGCGGCGATCTCGGCTTTTTCACCAAAGATAAGATGGTCAAGCCGTTCGCCGATGCCGCCTTTGCCTTAAAGCCTAATGAGATAAGCAAGCCGGTTCAAAGCCCTTTCGGCTTTCACGTTATTAAAGTCACCGAGGCCCGGGAGCCGAAGAGTTTCGAAGAGCTCACCCCCGCCCAAGTCCAGGGACTCCGCGGTACGATGATCAACAATGAAATCGATCAACTCAAAGAAAAAGCAAAAATCAAGGTCAATAAAGATCGGCTTCAGAAAATCTCAACACCGGCCGCTCCTCCCATGGGGGGCCCCGGGGAACATTCCGGGGAGCATTCGATGTCCGCTCCTCCAGCGCAGAAATAACTTAAAAGGGTGAACATGCGAAAACTCTTTGGAACCGATGGGGTGCGTGGGATCGCCAATATCGAACCGATGACGGGGGAGATGGCGATGAAGCTCGGCCGGGCCGCCGCCCATATCTTCAAAAATAAGGCGGGACGCCACCGCATTGTGATCGGCAAAGATACCCGACTCTCCGGGTATATGCTGGAATCTGCCCTCATCTCGGGCATCTGCTCGATGGGGGTCGATGTGCTTGTGGTCGGGCCGCTCCCCACCCCCGCCGTCGCGTTTCTTGCCCGCAGTCTTCGCGTCGATGCCGGGGTGATGCTCTCCGCTTCGCATAACCCTTTTGAAGACAATGGAATTAAATTCTTTTCCCGTGAAGGGCTGAAGCTCCCCGACGAGATGGAACATCAGATCGAGAGCTTAATCTTCTCTGGAGAAATCGACAATATTCGGCCGACGGCGACCGAAATCGGAAAGGCCTTTCGCATTGAAGACGTCGAGGGACGATATATCGAGTTCGTGAAGAACTCCCTTCCGAAAGGGCTCGATTTTCAAGGGTTGAAAATCGTGGTCGACTGTGCAAACGGCGCCGCTTATAAGGTCACACCCATGGTCCTCAGAGAACTCGGGGCCGAAGTGATCGTTCTCAACGATACCCCCAACGGCACCAACATCAACCTCAACTGCGGCGCCCTTTATCCACAAGAGCTCCAGAAGAAGGTGATCGAGACGCGCGCCGACGTCGGGGTTGCCCACGACGGCGATGCCGATCGCGCTGTGCTGGTCGA is part of the Candidatus Manganitrophaceae bacterium genome and harbors:
- a CDS encoding phosphoglucosamine mutase, which codes for MRKLFGTDGVRGIANIEPMTGEMAMKLGRAAAHIFKNKAGRHRIVIGKDTRLSGYMLESALISGICSMGVDVLVVGPLPTPAVAFLARSLRVDAGVMLSASHNPFEDNGIKFFSREGLKLPDEMEHQIESLIFSGEIDNIRPTATEIGKAFRIEDVEGRYIEFVKNSLPKGLDFQGLKIVVDCANGAAYKVTPMVLRELGAEVIVLNDTPNGTNINLNCGALYPQELQKKVIETRADVGVAHDGDADRAVLVDERGNVVDGDALLVAFALALHEEKGLKGETLVTTLMSNMGVELALRARGIQVVRTPVGDRYVLERMLKDGYNLGGEQSGHVIFLDYNTTGDGLISALQLLSLMKRTGKKVSELAACMTALPQILKNIKVQKKPEISEIPEFEKAIAHCEEKLKNKGRILIRYSGTEPLIRIMIEGEDQATITAMADQLGEIVQRKIGISK
- the glgA gene encoding glycogen synthase GlgA; its protein translation is MIDQAEKNINIVMATAEASPYAKTGGLGEVVSAVSKALVGQGVSVSVFLPLYGHIDRDHFALKSTGRSITVPLSDRRESGEIFYSNRAGVHYYFIRHDPFFDRSNLYGTNEGDYPDNAARFVFFSKAVLESIRILGLEPDILHTHDWHTGLLPLFLKREGATDPSFRNIASLFTIHNLGYQGIFWHYDWHLLNLPWDYFTSEALEFYGKINFMKAGLVFADALSTVSPRYAKEIQTAEYGCQLEGILRKRRKDLYGILNGIDTAEWDPSRDSYIAATYNSKSLEGKEVCKAALQKETGLPIRREIPLLAMITRLSEQKGIDLIDAAFEQIIGAGVQLVVLGSGDKGYETRLQSLAQEYPQQAVVKIAYDHTLAHRIEAGADLFLMPSKYEPCGLNQMMSLRYGTVPVVRATGGLDDTVTPFNPKTLKGNGFKFNSYTPTAFFRQIQQGLTLFREKKRWQSLIRNGMEGNYSWDNSAEKYIRLYQSLLKKKRGGR
- a CDS encoding peptidylprolyl isomerase, whose protein sequence is MILKGLATLFLVTLFASPLPLLSLARAADDEIANVNGASITTEEFQKRMQRLTSEGQGNFDSPEGKEELLDILISREVLSQEGKRLGVDKKKEVKDRIDELTKEVMISEVVNQLAAEKLTDAEMKKYYNKNKGEFKEVHASHILVKTEDEAKEVKKKLDQGADFGALAKEKSTDPGSAPRGGDLGFFTKDKMVKPFADAAFALKPNEISKPVQSPFGFHVIKVTEAREPKSFEELTPAQVQGLRGTMINNEIDQLKEKAKIKVNKDRLQKISTPAAPPMGGPGEHSGEHSMSAPPAQK
- a CDS encoding ATP-dependent 6-phosphofructokinase, giving the protein MKIGVLTGGGDAPGLNAVIRAIVKTSKVKYNCDVIGIEEGFEGLLSPVKVRPMTPWTIRGILPTGGTILGTTSTINPMQMTRTVDGKQEQFDLSGELKTNIEALELSGLIVIGGDGTLKIADHLYKMGIPTIGIPKTIDNDIPDTDLTFGFHTAVNTATEALDKLHTTAESHHRVIVVEVMGRYVGWIALEAGLAGGADVILIPEIPFQLDLICKKILSRYEQGSRFSIVVVAEGAKPVGGEMSILKRSETGYALRLGGVGDKVGEEISRCTKMDVRVTVLGHIQRGGSPTPDDRILATRFGVAAIDLFAQGRFGEMVCLKGTEICSVSLSEATQGLKFVPADGEMVRTAESLGISFGR
- the priA gene encoding primosomal protein N', encoding MFHYRLPATMEPQRLEPGARLLVPFGRSQRLAFFVRRVDQPDVAETKEVLAVLDGEASIPRRLFDLLLWITDYYLAPMGAVIKGAFPQGIHAVVCRHFDLTEEGKQADREKRASLQEEILSFLDETGSQSEPDLRKRFAAPSLPRSLSLLKKKGWITERWEVMPPAVRKKFRRSVSLLEAADETASVMDSLQRRAPQQAQVIEILRAAGGSLPVAAFEASLRAPLKRLLEKGLIGESQEAVSRIPRKGAGFPVKGELLLNAAQQGAVDQIVSTLEEKKFAPFLLHGITGSGKTEVYLRAIEKAVSLGRGAILLVPEIGLTAQLVARFHSRFGEAVALFHSGLSPGERYDEWSRVREGKAQIAIGVRSAIFAPFEEVGIIIVDEEHDASYKQEDGVHYHARDMALVRAKQSNAVVVLGSATPSFESFHNSQTGKYRYLHLPGRIDARPLPTVKIIDLRKKEEWVRPFLTRPLISEIGKRLDNREQAMIFINRRGFSPALLCGDCGYLPYCIRCSVSLTYHKKTTRLVCHYCGFQMVPPAECPECQGVRLIHLGIGTEQVEEELRKLFPAARIARLDRDTTQKKEAHHKILAAMAQREIDLLVGTQMIAKGHDFPQVTLVGVLCADLSLHFPDFRAAERTFQLLAQVSGRAGRGERPGEVMIQTFQPQHDAIAAAAAHDYSGFYEREIAFRKEMGYPPFYRLTLLLLSHVEEARVADRAAALGDLISQVLPPPKKGDAEREVSLLGPAPAPLARLRGEYRYQILLKGKEQRKIAAILKESLNRWKGMERKGVRLEVNIDPQNFV